A DNA window from Phycisphaerales bacterium AB-hyl4 contains the following coding sequences:
- a CDS encoding PAS domain S-box protein: MADDYSFLAGGGEMGQRLRSHDWTATAIGPPKHWPQPLRTLVSVMLGSNQAMFALWGPDHALLYNDRYAEILGQKHPKALGQPFLKVWEEIVDDLTPLVDRAYAGESIYMDDIHLIMHRHGYPEETHFDFSYTPIRDERGDVAGVFCPCTEITDKIQAERRLRKSEKRFRQLADAMPQLVWTANADGVVEYYNSRVQDFAGIKQDADGNWQWQPALHAEDEDRTIAAWQNAITTGGIYACEHRIRMADGSMRWHLSRATPMTETDGTIKWFGTATDVHDLKIAQEALRENEERFRLVNLATNDLIYDWDMVANHLDWNDAIVTQFGYTKEQFGSTIEQWENAIHPQDQKRVVKGMEAAINGGRDSWSAEYRFRKRDGSYAMFLDRGYIARDDTGTAYRMIGSMFDLTERHQAEEALRESEQRFRMMADTAPAMLWITDRDNQAVFLSRGWFEYTGQSEDHALGLGWTQAVHPEDRERAIRTFLGAAENTEPFSFDYRLRRHDGQYRWAIDAGRPRFSAKGEWLGYIGSVFDVHDRKLAEEDLRRSRDELEQRVRERTIELQHRADQLVRLTSQLTLTEHRERQRLAKILHDHLQQILVGASFRLAILAKHLPKNNQDVAQLESLLNESINASRSLTVELSPPILHEAGLSAGLNWLARSMKDKHGLAVELNVDDFTPIDRDDIKLLIYEVVRELLLNVAKHAGVKQVVVSLSQYDNQQLRVVVEDQGVGFDFKAVISDTDPERTSFGLFSIRERLDHLGGRMEVDSAIDRGTRFTLFVPLLTDQASPAVPGSHSATLHTGVSEPFKTPAAHATDGSSIRVLIVDDHAVMRQGLGSLLEAEPDIEVVGQAADGIEAVAGVRQLCPDVILMDFSMPQMDGVEATRIIHAGQPHIRIIGLSMYAEEDRAKAMIEAGAAVYLTKTGQSHELLTAIRQFDPAILRRKCD; this comes from the coding sequence ATGGCTGATGATTATTCGTTTTTAGCCGGGGGCGGCGAGATGGGCCAACGGCTCCGCTCGCACGATTGGACAGCCACGGCCATCGGGCCTCCGAAGCACTGGCCTCAGCCGCTGCGCACACTCGTCAGCGTGATGCTCGGATCCAACCAGGCGATGTTCGCCCTCTGGGGCCCCGACCATGCACTGCTCTACAACGACCGCTATGCGGAGATCCTTGGGCAAAAGCATCCCAAAGCTCTGGGCCAACCGTTCCTGAAGGTCTGGGAAGAAATCGTCGATGATCTGACCCCGCTGGTCGACCGTGCCTACGCCGGCGAGTCCATTTACATGGACGATATTCATCTGATCATGCACCGCCACGGCTACCCGGAAGAAACACACTTCGACTTCTCCTATACACCGATTCGTGACGAGCGCGGCGACGTCGCCGGCGTGTTTTGCCCTTGCACGGAAATCACCGACAAAATTCAGGCTGAGCGGCGTCTGCGGAAAAGCGAAAAGCGCTTTCGTCAGCTCGCCGACGCGATGCCGCAACTGGTCTGGACCGCCAACGCCGACGGCGTGGTCGAGTATTACAACTCCCGCGTCCAAGACTTCGCTGGGATTAAACAAGACGCGGATGGGAACTGGCAATGGCAACCCGCGCTGCATGCCGAAGACGAGGATCGCACCATTGCGGCGTGGCAAAACGCGATCACAACCGGCGGCATATATGCATGCGAACATCGCATTCGAATGGCAGACGGCTCGATGCGCTGGCATCTCAGCCGCGCCACGCCGATGACCGAAACCGACGGAACGATCAAATGGTTCGGAACCGCCACCGACGTGCACGACCTGAAAATCGCCCAGGAAGCACTGCGCGAGAACGAAGAACGCTTCCGACTGGTCAATCTCGCGACAAACGATCTGATCTATGATTGGGATATGGTAGCCAATCACCTTGATTGGAACGACGCGATTGTGACGCAGTTCGGCTACACAAAGGAGCAGTTCGGCTCGACGATCGAACAGTGGGAAAATGCCATCCACCCTCAGGATCAAAAGCGGGTGGTCAAAGGCATGGAGGCAGCGATCAATGGCGGCCGGGACAGCTGGTCCGCGGAATATCGCTTCCGCAAACGTGACGGCTCATATGCGATGTTTCTGGATCGCGGCTACATCGCCCGCGATGACACGGGCACCGCGTACCGCATGATCGGCTCGATGTTCGATCTCACCGAACGCCATCAGGCCGAGGAAGCGCTGCGCGAAAGCGAACAGCGGTTTCGCATGATGGCGGACACCGCGCCCGCCATGCTCTGGATCACTGACAGGGACAATCAAGCCGTGTTCCTCAGTCGAGGCTGGTTCGAGTACACCGGGCAGAGCGAAGACCATGCCCTTGGCTTGGGATGGACTCAGGCGGTGCATCCGGAGGATCGCGAGCGGGCAATTCGCACGTTTCTTGGCGCCGCCGAAAACACCGAGCCCTTCTCGTTCGACTATCGCCTCCGCCGTCACGACGGCCAGTACCGCTGGGCGATCGATGCGGGTCGGCCCCGTTTCAGCGCGAAAGGCGAATGGCTCGGCTACATCGGCTCGGTCTTCGATGTGCATGACCGCAAACTCGCGGAAGAAGACCTCCGGCGATCGCGTGATGAACTGGAACAGCGCGTCCGTGAGCGAACCATCGAACTGCAACACCGGGCCGACCAACTCGTCCGCCTGACGTCACAACTGACCTTGACTGAACATCGCGAACGACAGCGGCTGGCGAAAATTCTGCACGATCACCTTCAGCAAATCCTCGTCGGTGCCAGTTTCAGACTGGCGATTCTGGCTAAGCATCTGCCCAAGAATAATCAGGATGTCGCGCAGCTCGAATCGCTGTTGAACGAATCGATCAACGCTTCGCGATCACTCACCGTCGAACTGTCGCCACCCATCCTGCACGAGGCGGGCCTCTCCGCTGGACTGAACTGGCTCGCCCGCTCGATGAAGGACAAGCACGGCCTGGCGGTCGAACTGAATGTCGATGATTTCACGCCCATCGACCGTGACGACATCAAGCTGTTGATCTACGAAGTGGTCCGTGAACTGCTGCTTAACGTTGCCAAGCATGCCGGCGTGAAACAGGTTGTCGTGAGTCTGAGTCAGTACGACAACCAACAGCTTCGCGTCGTGGTTGAAGATCAGGGCGTGGGGTTCGATTTCAAAGCAGTCATCAGCGACACGGATCCGGAGCGTACCAGCTTCGGCCTTTTCAGCATCCGTGAGCGATTGGATCACCTCGGCGGGCGCATGGAAGTCGACAGCGCCATCGACCGCGGCACGCGTTTCACGCTGTTCGTCCCGTTGCTGACGGATCAGGCAAGCCCTGCCGTGCCCGGCTCACACTCGGCAACACTACACACTGGCGTATCCGAGCCATTCAAGACGCCCGCTGCCCATGCAACAGACGGAAGCAGCATTCGGGTTTTGATCGTCGACGATCACGCGGTCATGCGCCAAGGCCTCGGGTCATTACTGGAAGCAGAGCCTGACATCGAAGTCGTCGGCCAAGCGGCGGATGGTATCGAAGCGGTCGCCGGGGTGCGCCAACTTTGCCCGGACGTCATCCTGATGGATTTTTCAATGCCACAGATGGATGGCGTGGAAGCGACACGCATCATCCACGCCGGTCAGCCGCATATCCGTATCATTGGCCTGTCAATGTACGCTGAAGAAGACCGGGCGAAAGCCATGATCGAAGCCGGCGCAGCTGTCTATCTCACGAAGACAGGCCAGTCACACGAACTGCTGACAGCGATACGGCAATTCGATCCAGCAATCTTGCGCCGCAAGTGCGATTGA
- a CDS encoding type II toxin-antitoxin system Phd/YefM family antitoxin → MKFVSVRELRGKSAEVWRELAREGELVLTSNGKPIAIVSATDEAHFEQSLQELRQARALRAVKQLQEQATQAGRDQLSAAAIEQEITAVRKDRRR, encoded by the coding sequence GTGAAGTTTGTCTCCGTCCGTGAACTGCGTGGGAAATCAGCTGAGGTCTGGCGGGAGCTGGCCCGCGAGGGGGAGCTGGTGTTGACCAGCAACGGCAAGCCCATCGCCATCGTCAGTGCCACCGACGAAGCCCACTTCGAGCAGTCACTACAGGAGTTGCGGCAGGCCCGAGCCCTTCGGGCGGTCAAGCAGTTGCAGGAACAGGCGACCCAGGCCGGTCGGGACCAGCTCTCGGCGGCGGCGATCGAGCAGGAGATCACCGCAGTCCGTAAGGACCGACGCCGATGA
- a CDS encoding putative toxin-antitoxin system toxin component, PIN family, whose protein sequence is MRIVLDTNVLVAGLLSPNGPPAQVLQLLLSERVRLCYDARILGEYREVLARPRFGFDPEAVAEVLTFLEQTGELVAAVPLGVVLPGAVLPDPDDAMFLEVAAAGRVDSLVTGNIKHFPARHRHGVRVMNPAAWVRAVLSS, encoded by the coding sequence ATGAGGATCGTGCTGGATACCAACGTCCTGGTCGCGGGGCTGCTGTCGCCGAACGGGCCGCCGGCCCAGGTGCTGCAACTGCTGCTCTCCGAGCGGGTACGGCTCTGCTACGACGCTCGCATCCTCGGGGAGTACCGCGAGGTGCTGGCTCGACCCCGCTTCGGCTTCGATCCCGAGGCGGTCGCCGAGGTGCTCACGTTCTTGGAGCAGACGGGCGAACTCGTGGCGGCGGTGCCGCTGGGGGTGGTGCTGCCGGGGGCGGTGCTGCCGGATCCGGACGATGCGATGTTTCTGGAAGTCGCTGCGGCCGGTCGGGTGGATTCCCTCGTTACCGGCAACATCAAGCACTTCCCCGCTCGGCATCGCCACGGCGTCCGCGTGATGAACCCGGCGGCTTGGGTGCGAGCCGTCTTATCTTCATGA